The following proteins are co-located in the Desulfatitalea tepidiphila genome:
- a CDS encoding ferritin family protein, whose amino-acid sequence MFTLADICTIAIQIERNGEAAYRKAAEATKVPEVARVLEMLADDEANHLSWFEKMDVAQTVEIKDEQIARIGRDLLQDMMAAQTFSLDPKELAGTDSPKSMLDQSIEFEEDTILFYEMLSGFLDDEETKQQLDKIIAEERTHIAKLKAVLALYQELENRVS is encoded by the coding sequence ATGTTTACGTTGGCCGATATTTGTACGATTGCCATACAGATCGAGCGCAACGGCGAAGCAGCCTACCGAAAGGCCGCTGAAGCTACCAAAGTGCCTGAAGTGGCCCGTGTGCTCGAGATGCTTGCCGATGATGAAGCAAACCATCTGAGCTGGTTCGAAAAAATGGATGTCGCGCAAACGGTCGAGATCAAGGATGAGCAGATTGCCCGCATCGGGCGAGATTTGCTCCAGGATATGATGGCGGCTCAGACGTTCTCTTTAGATCCAAAGGAATTGGCGGGCACGGACAGCCCTAAAAGCATGTTGGATCAATCCATTGAGTTCGAAGAAGATACGATTTTGTTTTACGAAATGCTGTCCGGTTTTTTGGATGATGAGGAAACCAAGCAGCAACTCGACAAGATCATAGCGGAAGAACGGACGCACATCGCTAAACTCAAAGCGGTTCTGGCACTTTACCAGGAGCTGGAAAATCGGGTTTCATGA
- a CDS encoding helix-turn-helix domain-containing protein translates to MTTSTHMFTTQQFAERASVSPSTVSKWLRDGKIKGIKKGGKWMISADQLPAQTSPEKESTIAAPAAESKTAAAQKPAAANPQNGYSLERFSQITYLTPYGVERYLKDGRLKGARDTSGKWVVDASNLERRDIKHLVR, encoded by the coding sequence TCGCCGAACGCGCCTCCGTTTCCCCGTCAACGGTTTCCAAATGGTTGCGCGATGGTAAAATAAAGGGCATCAAAAAGGGTGGGAAATGGATGATTTCCGCCGATCAGCTGCCCGCACAGACCTCGCCTGAAAAAGAATCGACAATCGCAGCACCTGCCGCTGAAAGCAAAACAGCGGCTGCCCAAAAACCGGCGGCTGCCAACCCGCAAAATGGATACTCCCTGGAGCGATTCAGCCAAATCACCTACCTGACGCCTTATGGCGTGGAACGCTATCTGAAGGATGGCCGCCTCAAGGGCGCGCGGGACACTTCCGGCAAATGGGTCGTCGACGCATCCAATTTGGAGAGACGCGATATCAAACACCTCGTGAGATAG